One Hyphomonadaceae bacterium BL14 genomic window, ATCTGGAGATGGCGGTCAATGACGCCTGGACGCTGCTGGCGCCGGGCGGCATTGCGGGCGTGGTGCAGCATCGCGCCCCGGCGGACGAGGCCGATGACCGCGCCAATGGCAGCCGCGGCTATATGCGCCAGGCCGACCTGATCGCTGCGTTCGAAGCGCGCGGCTTCGTGTTTGAGGGCGCGTCCGAGGTCAACGCCAATCCCAACGATCCGGCTGACGCCGATGGCGGGGTGTGGACGCGCATGCCCAGCAGCGACAGCGAAGAAGCCCGTGCGATCGGCGAAACTGACCGCATGACGCTGCGTTTCCGCAAACCGGAATAGTCTGGACAGGGCGGGACCCGGCGCGCCGGGTCCCGCCTTATGTCTGTGGTTCCGGGGCGGGGGACTCCCATGACAGCATTGGCCGGCGGCGCCCAGAGGGCGCAGGGACGATCACTCGACGCGGATGAGCGCGAGCAGGCGCGCGCCGCGATTCTCGGGCTGATGAGCCAGGGACCGCTGGAGCGCCTGGGCATGCGCGAAGCCGCCAAGGCGGCGGGGTTAAGCCTTGCCACCCTCTATAAATATTTCGGCGGCAAGGAGGCCTTGCCCGGTGCCGTGCTGGCGCCTGATCTTGAGGCGCTGGTGGCCGCCATGGACGCGGCATCGCGCACCGCGGTGGGCGTGAAGGCCCGCCTGCAGGGCGTGCTGGGGGTGTTGTGCGACTTCGCCCGGACCCACCCCGATGCGGCCAGTGCGTTGTGGCTGCACCTGCCGCCCAGCACGTGGGAGTCCGGCGATGGCGGCTGGCGCGCCCAGCGATTGCGCATCGTCTCTCACATATTGCGCAATGGTCAGCGCGACGGATCAGTGCGGGCCGATGTGGATGACACGCCTCTGGCTCAGCTGATGCTGGGTGCGGCGGACCGGGCGATCGAGGTGGCGCTGGCGGACCCCGGCGCAGAAGCCCCTGCCGGCGAGCGCCTGTTCGCCCGATTGTGGCCGCTCGCGGCGGCCTGACCATTTGCCCAGGCAGGCGCGCCGGTGCTAGCTAACGCCGGACACCGGTTCTGTGCGGGAGACACCTGATTCATGAAAGCCGTCATTGATGAGCTCGAGCGCAAGCGCGCGGCAGCGCGCCTGGGCGGAGGCGAGGCGCGCATCAAGGCCCAGCACGACAAGGGCAAGCTGAGCGCGCGCGAGCGTCTGGATGTCATGCTGGATCCGGGCTCTTTTGAAGAGTTCGACATGTTTGTCGAGCATGACTGCACCGAGTTCGGCATGGCGGACAAGAAAATCCCCGGCGATGGCGTGGTCACCGGGTCCGGGACCATCAATGGCCGCCTCGTTTACGTGTTCGCCAAGGATTTCACGGTGTTCGGCGGCTCGCTCTCGCTGGCCCATGCGCGCAAGATCTGCAAGGTGCAGGACGCGGCGCTGAAAAACGGCGCGCCGATCATCGGCCTGTTCGACGCGGGCGGGGCGCGCATCCAGGAAGGCGTTGATGCGCTGGGCGGTTACGCGGAAATCTTCCAGCGCAATGTGCTGGCCTCGGGCGTCATTCCGCAGATCAGCGTGATCATGGGCCCGTGCGCGGGCGGGGACGTGTATTCGCCGGCCATGACCGACTTCATCTTCATGGTGAAGGACACCTCCTACATGTATGTGACCGGGCCGGACGTGGTGAAAACCGTCACCAATGAGGTGGTGACCCACGAAGAGCTGGGCGGCGCGTCCGTCCACGCCAAGAAATCCGGTGTCGCCGACGCGGCGTTCGAGAATGATATCGAGGCGCTGGTCCAGGTGCGCCGGATGATCGACTTCCTGCCCCTGAATAATCGCGAGAAGCCCCCCGTGCGCGCCGTGGCCGACCGGCCCGACCGCGTCGAGCACAGCCTCGATACGCTGGTCCCGCCCAACCCCAACAAGCCCTATGATATCCGCGAGCTGATCGTGAAGACCGCCGACGAGGGCGATTTCTTCGAGATCGCGCCGTCCTACGCCGCCAATATCGTCATCGGGTTCGGGCGCCTGGAAGGCCAGACCGTGGGCTTTGTCGCCAACCAGCCGCTGGTGCTGGCGGGCGTGCTCGACATTGACGCCTCCAAGAAGGCCGCGCGCTTCGTGCGCTTTTGCGATGCGTTTGAAATCCCCATCATCACCTTTGTCGACGTGCCCGGCTTCCTGCCCGGCACGCGCC contains:
- a CDS encoding TetR/AcrR family transcriptional regulator, giving the protein MTALAGGAQRAQGRSLDADEREQARAAILGLMSQGPLERLGMREAAKAAGLSLATLYKYFGGKEALPGAVLAPDLEALVAAMDAASRTAVGVKARLQGVLGVLCDFARTHPDAASALWLHLPPSTWESGDGGWRAQRLRIVSHILRNGQRDGSVRADVDDTPLAQLMLGAADRAIEVALADPGAEAPAGERLFARLWPLAAA
- a CDS encoding acyl-CoA carboxylase subunit beta, with the protein product MKAVIDELERKRAAARLGGGEARIKAQHDKGKLSARERLDVMLDPGSFEEFDMFVEHDCTEFGMADKKIPGDGVVTGSGTINGRLVYVFAKDFTVFGGSLSLAHARKICKVQDAALKNGAPIIGLFDAGGARIQEGVDALGGYAEIFQRNVLASGVIPQISVIMGPCAGGDVYSPAMTDFIFMVKDTSYMYVTGPDVVKTVTNEVVTHEELGGASVHAKKSGVADAAFENDIEALVQVRRMIDFLPLNNREKPPVRAVADRPDRVEHSLDTLVPPNPNKPYDIRELIVKTADEGDFFEIAPSYAANIVIGFGRLEGQTVGFVANQPLVLAGVLDIDASKKAARFVRFCDAFEIPIITFVDVPGFLPGTRQEYGGLIKHGAKLLFAYAEATVPKLTVITRKAYGGAYDVMASKHLRGDINYAWPSAEIAVMGAKGAAEIIHRADLGDADKMAAHTKEYEDRFANPFVAAARGYLDDVILPRNTRLRLISALRTLRNKQLTNPWKKHDNIPL